AGATTTGTATGATGAGAAAACTAAAAATATGATTGAATTTATGGATAGAGAAGGAGCACCTATCAAATTAGGAGTTAATGAATTAATATCTTTTTTAAAGAAACATGGATATAAAATGGCAGTTGCAACATCTACAAAAAGAGAAAGAGCAGTTAAAAGATTGGCAAAAGCAAACTTAAAAGAATACTTTGATGCTATAGTTTGTGGAGATGATGTTGTAAATTCTAAGCCAAATCCAGAAATATTCCTAAAAGCAGCTAAAAAGATAAATGTTAATCCAGAAAATTGCATTGTTATAGAGGATTCTCCTATGGGAGTAGAGGCTGCCTACAATGGTGGTCTAAAATGTATAAATGTACCTGACTTAAAAGAGCCAGATGAACAAATTAAAGCACAATCACATAAGATACTTGAAAATTTATTGGAAGTTAGAGAATATCTAAAAAGTTTAGATTCTAAAGAATGTTGTAACCTATAATATAAAGTATTAAAACAAAGAAATTAAATTTAATTTCTTTGTTTTAGAATAAATCCATGAATATGAGAAAAAATAATTATAAACAATTAGGAGGAATATTCATGGATAGTGTAGGTTCTCTATTATATTTTTTATTTAATTTTTTCTTATATGGTTTTATAGGTTGGATAATTGAAAATTTATATAGTTATTTTACTCAAGGTCATTTTCAAGAAGATGGATTTTTAAATGGTCCATTTAAACCAATGTATGCAATTGCAATGTCTATTATAATAGAGGTCTCAAGGTTTATTGACCCCAATAATATATTTGCATTGCTTTTATTATGTTTAGTAGTACC
This sequence is a window from Clostridioides difficile. Protein-coding genes within it:
- a CDS encoding HAD family phosphatase; the protein is MQKVEGIIFDMDGVLFDSERISLEFWIETFEKYGYTMTKEIYTSVMGRNRKGIIEGLTKIYDSSVPIIDLYDEKTKNMIEFMDREGAPIKLGVNELISFLKKHGYKMAVATSTKRERAVKRLAKANLKEYFDAIVCGDDVVNSKPNPEIFLKAAKKINVNPENCIVIEDSPMGVEAAYNGGLKCINVPDLKEPDEQIKAQSHKILENLLEVREYLKSLDSKECCNL